In the genome of Desulfuromonas sp. DDH964, one region contains:
- a CDS encoding Ig-like domain-containing protein — MKRCNIWNGMTLVMGLLLSGLLLTSCGSSQEDLVAPRITFDGAAADTTSRTRYLSGTVEAGATVEVTLGNDLLPASQVHVSGGYWSCVIDNLAAGSNLVSVTAVDAIGNQNILSFFLVYDLLTIDTYVSPLPGTSQTIGGQVDPALAAPEVTLNSVVVGNGTVSGNRWSFDLTGLVEGSNALEVSVTHPVFGLVKKNLTLQVNTLAPIITIDPVVTPTVAADQNLSGSYTTAPVVSVATATPGTLNAAAGLWDLSLSALAAGKNIVITSDSANNITATARTLITQQLVADRIPHPGAFDVAAATTVSVTFPVAMAAATITDSSFTLSAGDPAVAVAAVVTYDDASRTATLTPVSPLAPGTVYTATLLARDSNGGVLPSAITDLSGQPLARNVSWFFTTL, encoded by the coding sequence ATGAAGCGTTGCAATATCTGGAATGGGATGACCCTGGTGATGGGGTTGCTGCTCTCTGGACTGCTGCTCACCAGTTGCGGCAGCAGTCAGGAGGATCTGGTCGCCCCCAGGATAACCTTCGATGGCGCCGCTGCCGATACGACCTCCCGTACCCGCTACCTGTCGGGAACGGTCGAAGCCGGCGCGACGGTCGAGGTGACCCTCGGCAACGATCTCCTCCCGGCAAGCCAGGTGCATGTATCGGGCGGCTACTGGAGCTGCGTGATCGACAATCTGGCCGCCGGCAGCAACCTGGTGAGCGTCACCGCCGTCGATGCCATCGGCAACCAGAATATCCTCTCCTTCTTCCTGGTTTACGATCTGCTCACCATCGACACCTACGTTTCCCCGCTCCCCGGCACCAGCCAGACGATCGGCGGTCAGGTCGATCCGGCCCTGGCGGCGCCGGAGGTGACCCTGAACAGCGTGGTTGTCGGTAATGGCACAGTAAGCGGCAACCGCTGGAGTTTTGATCTCACCGGGTTGGTCGAAGGCAGCAATGCCCTCGAGGTCAGCGTCACCCACCCGGTTTTCGGCCTGGTAAAAAAGAATCTTACCCTCCAAGTCAATACCCTGGCGCCGATTATTACCATCGACCCGGTGGTGACGCCGACGGTGGCTGCCGACCAGAACCTGAGTGGCAGCTACACCACCGCCCCGGTGGTCTCGGTGGCGACGGCCACTCCCGGCACCCTCAATGCCGCGGCCGGGCTCTGGGACCTTTCCCTTTCCGCCCTCGCCGCCGGGAAGAATATCGTCATCACCAGTGACAGCGCCAACAATATCACCGCCACGGCGCGGACCCTGATCACCCAGCAACTGGTCGCGGACCGGATTCCTCATCCCGGCGCCTTCGATGTCGCTGCCGCGACGACCGTCAGTGTCACCTTCCCGGTGGCGATGGCCGCAGCCACCATCACCGACAGCAGCTTCACCCTCAGCGCCGGCGATCCCGCCGTGGCGGTCGCCGCCGTGGTGACCTATGACGATGCGAGTCGTACCGCCACCCTGACGCCGGTCTCCCCCCTGGCGCCGGGGACCGTCTATACGGCGACGCTGTTGGCGCGCGACAGCAACGGGGGCGTCTTGCCCTCCGCCATCACCGACCTCTCCGGCCAGCCCCTGGCGCGGAATGTGAGCTGGTTTTTCACCACCCTTTGA
- the bamA gene encoding outer membrane protein assembly factor BamA, with translation MLKCLLMLLALLWLPVAAWAQPYLISAVQVEGVLRVEPSAVRAVISVQPGQTVTLDAIDKDIQAIFKLGRFTDVSADITEQGGATILTYRLVERPLLRKVVFSGNKEFTEEKLRTLISLKIPDIYNPRLVEQSTTAIRKAYVEEGYHAVVITPELVAGTNGEATLTLAIKEGEKVLIDTIRFEGNTVFSDRKLRKVMQTKERWFLSWLTDRGTYREDLLDNDLELLADQYFNQGYVQVKVRKPQITLVDENRYMDILIVIEEGPQFHVGKIEVAGDLIKPAAEILALTKLKAGDVFSRELLRQDITTINDLYADQGYAYVNVAPLSTTDPDQRTIDLKYDIEQGFQVHIDRIRVSGNTKTRDKVVRREMKLVEGDLYSATALKESRRRLNNLGFFEEVNLATAKGPEEALMDIDISVKEKPTGTFSLGFGYSSVDKFIGQGSITQANFLGRGLKLNLSGSIGGTSTTYQLGLLDPYFLDRNLSLGGDLYKTDREWTDFSKKATGGDIKLGFPLTDNSRAFFIYRYEQKDLYDVDPNASRTIKDQAGQSSLSSIYASVSRDSTDYRLDPSRGGVSEFSIEYAGLGGTDRFARTILDHRHFWPWFWGTVFSIHGQVGYVAQVGGREIPIDERFYLGGIRTLRGFKSREVGPRVRRVGNSVDPVTGAVLSTGEDFEYIGGTKDAYFNVEYLFPLVKDLGLKGVLFYDTGNAWSEDQDYFTDMRSSVGAGIRWFSPLGPLRLEWGKNLDPKEGEGASQFEFSIGNFF, from the coding sequence ATGTTGAAATGTTTGCTCATGCTGCTGGCACTCCTCTGGCTCCCCGTCGCAGCCTGGGCCCAGCCCTACCTGATCAGCGCCGTGCAGGTCGAAGGGGTGCTGCGGGTGGAACCGAGCGCGGTGCGCGCTGTCATTTCGGTGCAGCCCGGGCAGACGGTAACCCTGGACGCGATCGACAAGGATATCCAGGCGATCTTCAAGCTCGGCCGGTTTACCGATGTCAGCGCCGATATCACCGAACAGGGGGGCGCCACTATCCTCACCTACCGGCTGGTCGAACGTCCACTGTTGCGCAAGGTGGTCTTCTCTGGCAACAAGGAGTTCACCGAAGAGAAACTGCGCACCCTGATCAGCCTGAAAATTCCCGATATCTACAATCCGCGCCTGGTCGAACAGAGTACCACGGCGATTCGCAAGGCCTACGTCGAAGAGGGCTACCACGCGGTGGTCATCACACCGGAACTGGTCGCTGGAACCAATGGCGAGGCGACCCTGACCCTGGCCATCAAGGAGGGGGAAAAGGTCCTGATCGATACGATCCGCTTTGAAGGGAATACGGTCTTTTCCGACCGCAAGCTGCGCAAGGTGATGCAGACCAAAGAGCGCTGGTTCCTCTCCTGGCTGACCGATCGTGGCACCTACCGCGAAGACCTTCTCGACAACGACCTGGAACTTCTGGCCGACCAGTATTTCAATCAGGGCTATGTCCAGGTCAAGGTGCGCAAGCCGCAGATCACCCTGGTCGACGAAAATCGCTACATGGATATCCTGATCGTCATCGAGGAAGGCCCCCAGTTCCACGTCGGCAAGATCGAGGTGGCCGGAGACCTCATCAAGCCGGCCGCAGAAATCCTCGCCCTGACCAAGCTCAAGGCCGGGGATGTCTTCAGCCGGGAACTGCTGCGCCAGGATATTACCACCATCAACGACCTCTACGCCGATCAGGGGTACGCCTACGTCAACGTCGCACCCCTCTCCACCACCGATCCCGACCAGCGCACCATCGACCTGAAATACGATATCGAGCAGGGGTTCCAGGTACATATCGACCGGATTCGCGTCTCCGGCAATACCAAGACCCGGGACAAGGTGGTGCGCCGGGAAATGAAACTGGTCGAAGGGGACCTCTACAGCGCCACCGCCCTCAAGGAGAGCCGGCGCCGGCTCAACAACCTCGGATTCTTCGAGGAGGTCAACCTGGCGACCGCCAAGGGGCCGGAGGAAGCGCTGATGGATATCGATATTTCCGTCAAGGAGAAGCCGACCGGAACCTTCAGCCTCGGCTTCGGTTATTCTTCCGTCGACAAGTTTATCGGCCAGGGATCGATCACCCAGGCCAATTTTCTCGGCCGCGGCCTCAAGCTGAACCTCTCCGGGTCGATTGGTGGCACCAGCACCACCTACCAGCTCGGGCTGCTCGATCCCTATTTCCTGGATCGCAACCTCTCCCTCGGTGGGGACCTCTACAAGACCGATCGCGAATGGACCGATTTCAGCAAGAAGGCGACCGGGGGCGACATCAAGCTCGGTTTTCCGCTGACCGATAATTCCCGGGCCTTCTTCATCTACCGGTACGAGCAGAAGGATCTCTACGATGTCGACCCCAACGCGTCCCGGACCATCAAGGACCAGGCTGGGCAGTCATCCCTCTCCTCCATCTACGCCTCGGTCAGCCGGGACTCGACCGATTACCGGCTCGACCCGAGCCGCGGCGGCGTCTCCGAGTTTTCCATTGAATATGCCGGCCTCGGCGGCACCGACCGTTTTGCGCGGACCATCCTCGATCATCGCCATTTCTGGCCCTGGTTCTGGGGGACGGTCTTCTCCATTCACGGCCAGGTCGGCTATGTCGCCCAGGTGGGTGGCCGCGAGATTCCCATCGACGAGCGTTTCTACCTGGGGGGGATCCGGACCCTGCGTGGCTTCAAGTCACGGGAGGTCGGGCCGCGGGTGCGACGGGTCGGCAACAGTGTCGATCCGGTAACCGGGGCGGTTCTCTCCACCGGCGAAGATTTCGAGTACATCGGCGGCACCAAGGACGCCTATTTCAACGTTGAATATCTCTTTCCCCTGGTCAAGGATCTGGGCCTGAAGGGGGTGCTCTTCTACGATACCGGCAACGCCTGGAGTGAAGACCAGGACTATTTTACCGATATGCGTTCCAGTGTCGGTGCCGGCATCCGCTGGTTCAGCCCCTTGGGTCCGCTCCGTCTCGAATGGGGCAAGAACCTCGATCCAAAGGAAGGGGAGGGCGCCTCCCAGTTCGAATTTTCCATCGGTAATTTCTTTTAG
- the fabZ gene encoding 3-hydroxyacyl-ACP dehydratase FabZ, which translates to MKLDSLQIMKILPHRYPFLLVDRIEELVEGKRVVGIKNVTINEPFFQGHFPGHPVMPGVLIIEAMAQVGGVFAIISDKIGPDKVTYFTGIDNARFRRPVVPGDVLRMELELTNCRRGLYCFSGKAYVGDLLVTEADLKATFAPKEG; encoded by the coding sequence ATGAAACTTGACAGTCTGCAGATCATGAAGATTCTTCCGCATCGTTACCCCTTTCTCCTCGTCGACCGGATCGAGGAGCTGGTCGAAGGGAAGCGCGTGGTCGGGATCAAAAATGTCACCATCAACGAACCCTTCTTTCAGGGGCACTTCCCGGGCCATCCGGTGATGCCCGGGGTCCTGATTATCGAGGCGATGGCCCAGGTCGGTGGCGTCTTCGCCATCATTTCCGACAAGATCGGACCGGACAAGGTCACCTATTTCACCGGGATCGACAATGCCCGCTTCCGGCGCCCGGTCGTTCCCGGGGATGTGCTGCGCATGGAGCTCGAACTGACCAACTGCCGGCGCGGGCTCTACTGCTTTTCCGGCAAAGCCTACGTCGGCGATCTGCTGGTGACGGAAGCCGATCTCAAGGCAACCTTCGCCCCCAAGGAAGGGTGA
- a CDS encoding OmpH family outer membrane protein, which yields MKKVLILTLSLIFFGALAASAAETKVGFVDLQKALNLSAEGKAAKEKITAKVKEYESVIDSRQQELKKLKEDLEKQAVLLSPEARDAKERDYQQKLKEFQRFTKDVQEELQQQDSDHTNRIIEKLVNLVQEIAKRDGYDLVVERNSGGIIYGADKVDLTAIVLKEFDARFQKGAGK from the coding sequence ATGAAGAAGGTGCTGATCCTGACCCTGTCCCTGATTTTCTTCGGTGCTCTCGCCGCCTCGGCTGCCGAGACCAAGGTCGGCTTCGTCGACCTGCAGAAGGCGCTCAACCTCTCCGCCGAGGGGAAGGCGGCGAAGGAGAAGATCACCGCCAAGGTCAAGGAATACGAGTCGGTCATCGACAGCCGGCAGCAGGAGCTGAAAAAGCTCAAGGAGGATCTGGAGAAGCAGGCGGTCCTCCTTTCGCCCGAGGCGCGCGACGCCAAGGAGCGCGATTACCAGCAGAAGCTCAAGGAATTCCAGCGTTTCACCAAGGATGTTCAGGAGGAGCTGCAGCAGCAGGACAGCGACCACACCAACCGCATCATCGAGAAGCTGGTTAACCTGGTGCAGGAGATTGCCAAGCGCGATGGCTACGACCTGGTTGTCGAGCGCAACAGCGGCGGTATCATCTACGGTGCCGACAAGGTGGATCTCACCGCCATTGTTCTCAAAGAGTTCGATGCCCGGTTCCAGAAGGGCGCCGGGAAGTAA
- the lysS gene encoding lysine--tRNA ligase — protein MEELNDLVLQRRAKLAELRSQGLNPYANDCPVSHTAAEIHAAHADQDAAALEAGAPHYAVAGRIMARRDFGKAAFIQLQDRSGRLQVYVGRDLIGEAAFEQFKKLDLGDIVAAGGVPFRTKTGELSLRADSLRLLTKSLQPLPEKWHGLTDVETRYRQRYLDLIVNPDVRETFRKRSRIIGLIRDFMQQRDFLEVETPMMQPIAGGATAKPFITHHNTLKMDLFLRIAPELYLKRLVVGGFERVFEINRNFRNEGISIQHNPEFTMMEFYQAYATYHDLMNLTEELICHVAAEVCGSLQISYGGREVDLSPPWQRLTVREAIIQYGDIDAAALEDREQALAYARSIGLELEPGIGHGKLLTELFDAVAEPQLWHPTFITEYPTEVSPLSRRNDANPEVVDRFELFMVGRELANAFSELNDPDDQKERFLKQLAEKEAGDEEAHAMDEDYVRALEHGLPPTAGEGIGIDRLVMLLTDSASIRDVILFPQLRPEKN, from the coding sequence ATGGAAGAACTCAACGACCTGGTCCTTCAGCGCCGCGCCAAACTGGCCGAGCTGCGCTCCCAGGGGCTCAACCCCTACGCCAATGATTGCCCGGTCAGCCATACCGCGGCGGAAATCCACGCGGCCCACGCCGACCAGGATGCGGCGGCTCTGGAAGCCGGGGCGCCCCATTACGCCGTCGCCGGCCGGATCATGGCCCGACGCGATTTCGGCAAGGCCGCCTTTATCCAGCTGCAGGACCGCAGCGGCCGGTTGCAGGTCTACGTCGGTCGCGACCTGATCGGAGAAGCGGCCTTTGAGCAGTTCAAGAAGCTCGACCTTGGCGATATCGTCGCTGCCGGCGGCGTACCGTTTCGTACCAAGACCGGGGAACTCTCGCTGCGGGCCGACAGCCTGCGGCTGCTCACCAAGTCGCTGCAGCCGCTCCCCGAGAAATGGCACGGGCTGACCGATGTCGAGACCCGCTACCGCCAGCGCTATCTCGACCTCATCGTCAACCCCGATGTCCGCGAAACCTTTCGCAAGCGCAGCCGGATCATTGGTCTGATCCGCGATTTCATGCAGCAGCGCGACTTCCTCGAAGTCGAGACGCCGATGATGCAGCCGATTGCCGGCGGCGCCACCGCCAAGCCCTTCATCACCCACCACAATACCCTGAAGATGGATCTCTTCCTGCGCATCGCTCCGGAACTCTATCTGAAGCGGCTGGTGGTCGGCGGCTTCGAGCGAGTCTTCGAGATCAACCGCAACTTCCGCAACGAGGGGATCTCGATTCAGCACAACCCCGAGTTCACCATGATGGAGTTCTACCAGGCCTACGCGACCTACCATGACCTGATGAACCTCACCGAGGAACTGATCTGCCACGTCGCCGCCGAGGTCTGTGGCAGCCTGCAGATCAGTTACGGCGGCCGCGAGGTTGACCTCTCCCCCCCCTGGCAGCGCCTGACGGTGCGCGAGGCGATCATCCAGTACGGCGACATCGATGCCGCGGCGTTGGAAGACCGGGAGCAGGCCCTCGCCTATGCCCGCAGCATCGGTCTGGAGCTGGAGCCTGGCATCGGCCACGGCAAGCTGCTGACCGAGCTCTTCGACGCCGTCGCCGAGCCGCAGCTCTGGCATCCGACCTTCATTACCGAGTACCCGACCGAGGTTTCGCCCCTTTCCCGGCGCAATGACGCCAACCCCGAGGTCGTCGACCGTTTCGAGCTCTTCATGGTCGGCCGCGAACTGGCCAATGCCTTCTCGGAGCTTAACGACCCCGACGACCAGAAGGAGCGTTTTCTCAAGCAGCTGGCCGAAAAAGAGGCGGGGGACGAGGAAGCCCACGCCATGGACGAGGATTATGTCCGCGCCCTCGAGCATGGTCTGCCGCCGACGGCGGGCGAGGGGATCGGCATCGACCGGCTGGTGATGCTTCTCACCGATTCGGCCTCGATCCGCGACGTCATCCTCTTTCCGCAGTTGCGGCCCGAAAAGAACTGA
- the lpxD gene encoding UDP-3-O-(3-hydroxymyristoyl)glucosamine N-acyltransferase, with protein MMATLKELAELVGGKVVGDDRLEILRVAPIDSAGPGEITFVANPKYLPRLAETRAAAAIVSAGIESPGLPLVVCANPYLAFAKILTCLQPSRPQPQGVMAGACVDPSAHLAEEVTIHPGCVVGPGVRIGRGTILHPGVVLYAGVEVGADALLHAGAVVREGCRLGDRVILQPNAVIGSDGFGFAPDGSRYYKIPQVGIVVIEDDVEVGACCCIDRAAMGVTRIGRGTKIDNLVQIGHNVAIGEDTILVAQVGIAGSTVIGNHCTFGGQSAVVGHIKVGDNVMLGGQSGIAGNTEGNQVLSGSPAMPHREWLKASMSFAKLPEMRKELTRLRRQLDEMETLLKEKSQG; from the coding sequence ATGATGGCGACCCTCAAGGAACTGGCGGAACTGGTTGGCGGCAAGGTGGTGGGGGACGACCGGCTCGAGATTCTCCGCGTCGCGCCGATCGACAGCGCTGGACCCGGCGAGATTACCTTTGTCGCCAACCCCAAATATCTGCCGCGCCTGGCCGAGACCCGGGCGGCGGCGGCCATTGTCAGCGCCGGGATCGAGAGCCCCGGGTTGCCGCTGGTGGTCTGCGCCAACCCCTATCTCGCCTTCGCGAAAATCCTGACCTGCCTGCAGCCCAGCCGTCCGCAGCCGCAGGGGGTGATGGCCGGGGCGTGCGTTGATCCCTCGGCCCATCTGGCGGAGGAGGTGACGATCCACCCCGGCTGCGTGGTCGGGCCCGGGGTCCGTATCGGTCGCGGCACCATCCTGCATCCCGGGGTGGTCCTCTATGCCGGGGTGGAGGTGGGAGCCGACGCTCTGCTGCATGCCGGCGCGGTGGTACGCGAAGGGTGCCGGCTCGGTGACCGGGTCATTCTGCAGCCCAACGCCGTGATCGGGTCCGACGGTTTCGGCTTCGCCCCGGACGGCAGCCGTTACTACAAGATCCCCCAGGTCGGCATTGTCGTGATCGAGGACGATGTCGAGGTCGGCGCCTGTTGCTGCATCGACCGCGCTGCCATGGGGGTGACCCGGATCGGGCGCGGCACCAAGATCGATAACCTGGTGCAGATCGGGCACAATGTCGCCATCGGCGAAGATACGATCCTCGTCGCCCAGGTCGGTATCGCCGGCAGCACGGTGATCGGCAACCACTGCACCTTTGGCGGCCAGTCGGCGGTGGTTGGCCACATCAAGGTCGGCGACAACGTGATGCTCGGCGGCCAGAGCGGGATCGCGGGGAATACCGAGGGGAACCAGGTGCTCTCCGGTTCGCCGGCGATGCCCCACCGCGAATGGCTGAAAGCCTCGATGAGCTTTGCCAAGCTGCCCGAAATGCGCAAGGAGCTGACCCGGCTGCGCCGGCAGCTCGATGAGATGGAAACGCTGTTGAAGGAGAAGAGCCAAGGATGA
- a CDS encoding lipoprotein-releasing ABC transporter permease subunit, with protein sequence MSYELFVSLRYLRAKRKQTFISVISFISIAGVTLGVAALIVVLAVMTGFHDGVRKQILGNIPHVLVQKQGADMSGYEEVAASIRQLPHVTSATPFASREAMLLSRGNVAAVNVKGIEAGNKIFQQKFLTLDGKSAEELLFQATDGLPGIIIGLDTATTLGVAVGESINVIPPLFTITPFGMIPKMKPFRIVGIFRQRGGFLDTYFAYIQLPVAQTFFDAKDRASGIEVEVDNFDQARPVAAELRQELSFPYVVRSWEDLFGSFLSALKLEKLGLFIVLGIIVLVAAFNIGTTLIMVVMEKHKDIAILRSMGANARSIMKIFVLEGLIIGTVGTLLGTLLGLLLAKNADPIIKGLESLLHVKIFDQSVYGMDTFPSVVNSGDVLAVIAVAMGISLFATIYPAWRAAKMDPAEALRYD encoded by the coding sequence ATGAGCTACGAACTCTTTGTCAGCCTGCGCTACCTGCGGGCCAAGCGCAAACAGACCTTCATCTCGGTCATCTCCTTCATCTCCATCGCCGGGGTGACGCTGGGGGTGGCGGCGCTGATCGTGGTGCTGGCGGTGATGACCGGCTTTCACGATGGGGTGCGCAAGCAGATCCTCGGTAACATTCCCCATGTCCTGGTACAGAAACAGGGCGCCGATATGAGCGGTTACGAGGAGGTAGCGGCCTCGATCCGCCAACTCCCCCATGTCACCTCCGCCACCCCTTTTGCCTCCAGGGAGGCGATGCTCCTCTCCCGCGGCAATGTCGCGGCGGTCAACGTCAAGGGGATCGAGGCAGGGAACAAGATCTTTCAGCAGAAGTTTCTCACCCTGGATGGCAAGAGTGCCGAGGAGCTGCTCTTCCAGGCGACGGACGGTCTGCCGGGGATTATCATCGGCCTCGACACCGCGACCACCCTCGGGGTGGCGGTGGGTGAGTCGATCAACGTTATCCCGCCCCTCTTCACCATTACCCCCTTCGGCATGATCCCGAAGATGAAACCGTTCCGGATCGTCGGCATATTTCGGCAGCGCGGGGGCTTTCTCGACACCTATTTTGCCTATATCCAGCTGCCGGTGGCGCAGACCTTCTTCGATGCCAAGGACCGCGCCAGCGGCATCGAGGTCGAGGTCGACAACTTCGACCAGGCGCGTCCGGTGGCGGCCGAACTGCGGCAGGAGCTCTCCTTCCCCTACGTGGTGCGTTCCTGGGAGGACCTTTTCGGTTCCTTTCTCTCCGCCCTCAAGCTGGAAAAACTCGGCCTCTTCATTGTCCTGGGTATCATCGTTCTGGTCGCCGCCTTCAATATCGGCACCACGCTGATCATGGTCGTCATGGAAAAACACAAGGACATCGCCATCCTGCGCTCGATGGGGGCGAATGCCCGCAGCATCATGAAGATCTTTGTCCTCGAAGGGCTGATTATCGGCACCGTCGGCACCCTCCTCGGTACCCTGCTCGGCCTGCTGCTGGCCAAGAATGCCGATCCGATCATCAAGGGACTGGAGAGTTTGCTGCACGTGAAGATTTTTGACCAGAGTGTCTACGGCATGGATACCTTCCCCTCGGTGGTCAACTCCGGCGACGTGCTCGCCGTGATTGCCGTCGCCATGGGGATTTCGCTCTTTGCCACCATCTACCCGGCCTGGCGCGCGGCGAAGATGGACCCGGCCGAGGCGCTGCGCTATGACTGA
- the prfB gene encoding peptide chain release factor 2 (programmed frameshift) → MYREEIEALKELQDKLAELRRYLDLAAKQERVAELEAEIAKPDFWNQGDRAQELLRERTTLQKVVEDWEGATRELEDLLVLCELGEESEDEATLVEVRELLPALAARVARMEFARMLSGEHDANNAIVSINAGAGGTEAQDWGEMLLRMYLRFCERKGFRTEITDYQPGDEAGVKGVTFTVEGPYAYGYLRAEMGIHRLVRISPFDSNARRHTSFCSIFVFPEISDDIEVVIDEKDLRVDTYRSSGAGGQHVNKTESAIRITHIPTGVVVACQNERSQHKNRATAMKQLKARLYELEVRKKEEEADSIAGEKKEIGWGSQIRSYVLHPYRMVKDHRTGHEVGNTDAVLDGNIEDFIEAYLLSKK, encoded by the exons ATGTACCGTGAAGAAATCGAAGCCCTCAAGGAACTCCAGGACAAGCTCGCCGAGCTGAGGAGGTATCTT GACTTAGCCGCCAAGCAGGAACGGGTGGCTGAGCTGGAAGCCGAAATCGCCAAGCCCGATTTCTGGAATCAGGGGGACCGGGCTCAGGAACTGCTCCGCGAGCGGACCACGTTGCAGAAGGTGGTGGAGGACTGGGAGGGCGCTACGCGCGAGCTGGAGGATCTGCTGGTCCTGTGCGAACTCGGTGAGGAGAGTGAGGACGAGGCGACCCTGGTCGAGGTACGGGAGCTGCTGCCGGCCCTGGCAGCCCGGGTCGCGCGCATGGAGTTCGCCCGCATGCTCTCCGGCGAGCATGACGCCAACAACGCCATTGTCAGCATCAACGCCGGCGCCGGCGGGACCGAAGCCCAGGACTGGGGCGAAATGCTGCTGCGCATGTACCTGCGTTTCTGCGAACGCAAGGGGTTCCGTACCGAGATCACCGACTATCAGCCAGGCGACGAGGCCGGGGTCAAGGGGGTGACCTTCACCGTCGAGGGCCCTTACGCCTACGGCTACCTGCGGGCGGAGATGGGGATTCACCGGCTGGTGCGAATCTCCCCCTTTGATTCCAATGCGCGCCGCCACACCTCCTTCTGTTCCATCTTCGTCTTCCCCGAGATCTCCGACGATATCGAGGTGGTGATCGACGAAAAGGATCTGCGCGTCGATACCTACCGCTCGAGCGGCGCCGGCGGTCAGCACGTCAACAAGACCGAATCAGCGATCCGCATCACCCATATCCCGACCGGCGTCGTCGTCGCCTGCCAGAACGAGCGCTCCCAGCACAAAAACCGGGCTACCGCCATGAAGCAGCTCAAGGCCCGGCTCTATGAACTCGAAGTGCGCAAAAAAGAGGAAGAGGCGGATTCCATCGCCGGCGAAAAGAAGGAGATCGGCTGGGGAAGCCAGATTCGTTCCTATGTCCTGCATCCTTACCGGATGGTCAAGGACCACCGCACCGGGCATGAGGTCGGCAATACCGACGCGGTGCTCGACGGCAATATCGAAGATTTCATCGAGGCCTATCTGCTGAGTAAAAAATAG
- a CDS encoding ABC transporter ATP-binding protein, translated as MTEAVATSLLRVTGLAKSFATAGGVVEVLRGIDIEIRAGERVAVVGASGAGKTTLMHILGALDRPTAGTVTFAGQDLARLRGQALDAFRNRSVGFVFQFHQLLPEFSALENVMMPALVARKSPAAARALAEELLREVGLAHRLDHKPGQLSGGEQQRVAIARALVMSPRLLLADEPTGNLDSGTSDEIYRLLDELHRRHGLTMVIVTHSERLAGRLDRIIRMRDGLLDC; from the coding sequence ATGACTGAGGCGGTGGCAACAAGCCTGCTTAGGGTTACCGGCCTGGCGAAGAGCTTTGCGACGGCCGGCGGGGTGGTCGAGGTGCTGCGCGGCATCGATATCGAAATCCGCGCCGGGGAGCGGGTCGCCGTGGTTGGTGCCTCCGGGGCGGGGAAGACCACGCTGATGCATATCCTCGGCGCCCTCGACCGGCCGACCGCCGGCACCGTCACCTTTGCCGGGCAGGACCTTGCCCGACTGCGCGGTCAGGCCCTCGATGCCTTTCGTAACCGTAGCGTCGGCTTCGTCTTCCAGTTTCACCAGCTCCTCCCCGAGTTCAGTGCCCTCGAAAATGTCATGATGCCGGCGCTGGTGGCCCGCAAAAGTCCGGCGGCGGCCCGTGCCCTGGCCGAGGAGTTGCTGCGCGAAGTCGGCCTTGCGCACCGCCTCGATCACAAGCCGGGGCAGCTCTCCGGCGGCGAGCAGCAGCGCGTCGCCATCGCCCGTGCCCTGGTGATGTCCCCGCGGCTGCTCCTCGCCGACGAACCGACCGGGAATCTCGACAGTGGCACCAGCGACGAGATCTATCGCCTGCTCGACGAGCTGCACCGGCGCCATGGTCTGACCATGGTCATCGTTACCCACAGTGAACGGCTGGCCGGACGGCTGGACCGGATTATCCGCATGCGCGACGGGTTGCTCGATTGCTAG